Genomic window (Temnothorax longispinosus isolate EJ_2023e chromosome 3, Tlon_JGU_v1, whole genome shotgun sequence):
GAACGTATCACTGTACCGGACAGCATCTCGCTTCAAACcatttcataaagaaaaaaattctactcACCGCTTGTTAAGGTTTTCCTCAGCGGCTGGAGATTGCTCAAGCTAGTTACACTACTGCTCTCCGCACTGAGATCGACAGGCGGCGGTAGGCTGGCAGGAGTATCGCTGTGGGATCGTTCGTGCATCGGTACCCTGCTGCCGGATCCTACTCTTCTAGGTGCACCTGGACTAGGCTCCAAACCACTCGAATGCAGTACCAATCCCGGTACAGGTAACGGCGCTGGACAGTGCTTAGGTTGATATGGTCGTGTCTTGTGAGGGTCAGACAGAGCCAACATCTTCCTAACTGCTTGCGGCGACGCGGCGCCGAATTTTGTACCTGAGAGAATccataattaatacaaaaattacaaaataaattcttcagAAAATTATAGCACAGCTGTAAAGATTCACCAACCTTGTATACTCTTTCTGCCTTCACTAGTACTACTGGCGCTACTGGTAGTCGACAGAGTAGGCGACGGATGCCTTCTTCCCCGACTGCCACCCAGTGGTACCGCAGCTGCAACTGCAACGGCTCCTGCATGTGGCTCGCAATCGACAGAAAGTTGATGCAACCGTTCCTCATCGGTGATCACTTTCATGTTCGCGAGATAGGCCTTCACTCTTCGGACCATCTGTGCTTCCTCAAACATTTTCTTCGGATTTGGTGCGGCCGTGGATTTCTTTCGTCGTTTCACTGTCGCAGTTTGACCGCCTATTTGGCAGCGATAAcacaaatattacaaatactgTATTTAGAAACCAAACCGGAGAGACAACACAAAACAACTTAAGAAACACACCTTGATTACCAGTAGTCATTTGGTTCAGAGCTACCATTGCGGAACTTGGTGGTTGCCCGCCCCTTTCCAGCATAGTGAGTAAATCATAGGGTGAGGAACACATGTTTGTCAATGTTCTCACTTCCTTCGCAATCATCCTgagtttttcgaaatttaccAGACCTTCTACTCTTGAATCATTACCAAGATGTATAAAGGTCAAGTCCTTTTTCACGACCGGATAGAAAggtatctaaaataaataaccatTTAACTCGctagtaataatttaaaaccaTCATACTACAAGCTcgaattatagaaatatataatcgatAGTAAGCAGTAAACagtaaatacaataaaataccAAAGTAAATgtcaatgaaaaattattttgttataaagaagaataaaactCACTATCGGTGGTTGCGTTTGTTCAGACGCCACCAATTGCCGGTATTTACTCATGTTACGGCTGGGATCCATTAATTCTTGTAGATCGCTGAATAATCTTTGATATTTGGTTGGCAGTTTTTCCCACGAAGCTCTTAATCTCGACACTGAACCATGGCCCAAACCGGATACAATCGCGAACAtggaattgaaatttttgcaCTCCTTGCATTGGCCTACGCAGAAAAGTATTGTTGATATAAAATGCCTAAGAAGTAAAGTAAGAAAAAAGGTTccgaatatatatacttacgcgctattttaataaattgctttATAATCTTACTGCGCCGTACGAGATTATGTTCGGAACAAACTTCTGTTACAACCCAGAACATTTCTCTGTTGACTAGTTCTGCAAACTGACTGAGCATAGGTACACCGTACCTACTTTTCAATTCAAACAAATCATCCACATATTCCGTGGACTCAATTTGTCTGTAATGAATTACGCAAAAGTAAGCTTGTTGTTATTATCAAACATGTAATCAAATGCAAATCATAGATGCAATTTGCAAtagacatatttatacatttcattAAGTATCGAATTACCTGAATATACTGAAGTCTTGTAGAGTCAGTTGTATTGCTACTTCCACAGCATTCAATTGCAAAAAGTGTACTTGAGATTCTCGAATGAGTTCCGGAGCTTGATCATCAGCTACTAATGTTTCGGAAATTCCGTTAGTTTTCAAGTAGTATCGAGAGCTCAATCCGATTCGTTCCGCAAGATTCTGCAATTGATCTGGCAATCTACGCTGTTTGATCATACCACCTTCGCCGACGCTCACTTCCGCCAGAGAAAAATTTGAACTACTTTCTGTTATGCCAAATTCTTGAAGTGCAAGCATCACCACCTATAAAAAGTTAATGcatcattatatataacccatatatatttttctttagttatttaatttcagcagTATAAATTTACTTACCTCATGCGCTGTCGTTTCTTTGTGAATAAGGAGATATTTGCAGGTTTGATCTGCTTTATATACTTTGAGCACATGTTCAGGATAATCGTTTGCCCTCAAGTCGTCGTAACAAAGCGACGTAAGATCCGGATTACTTTTCGAATGGTATAAATTAGTAGTAGTTTGCGTAAGCCCTGTCCCCGGTGGTGTATGCGGTGGCGCAAGAGGATCATCCACGTGTACACCGTCgctgttaaaattaaaaagaattttgtgTCAGCAAAGAATTCAGGtagatttaattatcatttatgcAACAGGCTTTAATGCACTCACTTGATCGTGTTCTTTGGCAGTATGTTCATTTTCATAAGTGCTTTCTGTAATCGCCGTTTAGGTCCAAGAGTCATAAATCCTTTGTGTTCTTTTTTAGCATCTTTGCATGGCGATACATTGTTGTCTGGAATTAATAACGGTACTCCACCAATCATGGGATTTAAGGGATTCACAGGAGTCATGGGATCCACGTGCGTTGATAGTCTAACTCGTGGATCCGACTGAAGCCTGGGTATTTCCGGCTTATTTGTTCTACCTCGAGGTCTCGGGGAATTGTCTGGCATTTGGAGCATTTctttaaaaactgtaaaaccAAATAATTGAAGTTAAAGaaagaacattttattattattatcctaTTTTCTGGTTTATAAATGAAACTCACCAAGCAAATTAGATTTTACAGTTATACTGAGATGCGTAGAAGCTCTCAGAATATCGAGTGCTTTCGCATGATTTACATGCTCAAAACTTTGGCCGTTCACTTCTAAAATCTGGTCGCCTCTCTTTAAACCGACATCTTCAGCCTTAGATCTCTTGTCAACTTTTGAGATAAATATACCAAAACCTCTCTCAAATCCTCCTAAAATGCTAAAATTTAAGACTTCGTCCCTGTTTGGCCTGGCTAACGTTACGTTCCGCGTTCTCGCTTTCGCCGCACATGCAATATTTAGCAACCTGAAATCAAACAATcgattacaaataattattttccttaatatacttaaatatatttcctttaaaaaaaaaaaataacgagacAGGAGCTTACCTTTGTTGTCCTaacattttctctctttccagTCCAGTTTCGAATGCTTCTAAAAATTCCATCATCGCTGGATCAGTTTCAAAATCGGTAAAATGATTGTTCACCCATAAGAGCACGACGCGAGCAACGCGATCTCGCACTTGCGCCTGATCAAACCACTCCAGCAATTGACTTGCGACTAACAACGGACTATCAATGAACGTTCGATGAGTCAATAAGAAATCTTCCACATAAGTAGGATCCGTAATACTGTTTTCTTCAATGAGCTGTAACATCAAACGCTCTGGCGTTCCCCGAATCACCACGTGACCTCTTCGAGCCGCGCCATCCAAAGCTCCTCGCAATTCAGTCACCAGAATCACCCTTCCATTCTCTTCGTGTCTCTTGGTATTCACTTCTCCTTGATGTTGTATTCGAAAGTAATCTGCTTGCGTTACGCAAACAAATTGGCAATCGTCGCACCTGCAGATAGAAAaccacatttttttctttcctatATTGCTAGAAAGGCATCGTGGCCTATACAGAAGTAGGGAAGAATCACATTACGAACTTTGTTCTCATAACTCCACGATGTAATAGCCTCTCCATAGTAGGCAAAATTCCAAAGCTATCTCCGAGACCGAGTTGTTCAATCTCGCCATTGCTGTGCTCAATCTCAACAGCGCCGTTGATCAGCACGCTCCAACTGTCGAGTTCCTCGCCATCGTTTAAGACCACCATCCCGGCACGATCGACCACCGCAAATACCATTACAGCGCACAGCGCTCTTCTGACAGCCAAAGTCATGTTTGTGAAAGCTTTCAGTTGTTGCGTGAACTCCAAAAGCGTCTCTATGTCATCCTCCGTTCTCTCAACAGGATCCTTTTCTAAACATTCTCGTACAGGATCGCGCACCGTTAAACtctaaaatatcacaatagtagAAATTAGAATCTCATCTAATGCATCTCTAGGGGACAGCAAGATAAATCATGATACTTACATCCATGCTCTCTGCCAGATCCTCCTCCTCATCGCTGTCAACAATAGATTCCACAAGACCTGACAGATCCACTTCATCAGGATCCGCGTCTAACGAACTTTGTACAGATGTCATGGTGTCGGATCCACTGTATGCTGAACTTGTGTCACTCGAATGGCTACTTCTATTTGATTTCTGATACAGCTCCGGCCTGCTTGTAAGGCCCTGTGAGAACTacaaagaaaacattttatcagcttgttttttttatgttatttctaaatttcttaaaatttacgtgtataattttttttctagatgTTGTCACGATCTATAAATTGCCTTTACACATTACTACAATAGTAAGAAGTATTTCATATCTTTCCTATATAAAGTAGTTGAATAAACTCTACTCTACATCTTCCCGATACTGAGTTACGtacgtatttattatagaaaactgtataaatcaataaaattttgatataagatGTAACGTATCCAAAGGATTtgccataaaatataaattctaatctctattatatattataccatataaaaaattacataagtatataataggtacatataatactatatttaAAAGAGATGATTAAAGTTGGCAATAGAGTAAAGAGAAACAAGACTTGAATAACATTATATTGATAAGAAATTCATCTGTCACTTACACAAGCATGTTCAGAGTATaagttatacaaattaaaaaaatatattgatgtaaaatataacataataacaataatttaacatcTGTCCCATCTAATCTAGCTCTTCTCTAGATCATCAATCTAACAACTGCGATAACAATAACAGTGCATGTTCAAGAATTAACTATCCACTATCCAGAACGATGTCCCGCAAGGATCAATCTAGGAAAACTGCAACGCTGTTCCTGAGCATCAGCGACAACCTCCTATACCCGCATAGACCTAGGGAAGGGACAAAAACatcaacgacgacgacgctcgTTCGCTAGTAGCGAAGTAGGAAATACCAGGAATGGGCGTGATTGGGACAGGCTCTGGTTCGCGGTTAGGTTAGGTCACAGAGACATGACatcacgcacgcacgcacgcacgccatgtatgtatgtatgcggACCGTGCATCAGGGCATCGGGGTGCGGGTGTGCTTCTCGCGCGCGTACCCACATGCATATTCGTCATCCAAACAAGATACCTACGACGACTGTTGTCATGTCATCGCGAGGGGAGGCCGCGGGTCGCGCGTACGCCATACGCTCCGCGCTCTCGAGAGCTCGCTTTCCCGTCGGATCGGAGCTCGACAGCTCGGAGCCCTCGGAGGCCTCGGAGCTCGAGCGCCCGCGAGTCGCGAGAGAGGGAGACGAAGAGAGCGAAGGAGAGCCAAGGCCATTTTGAGTATATCTCCGAGAGGAGAGGCACTCACTTGATACACGCCGAACGCGTCCATCGCGTCAGCGGAACCCGCGATTCtcgttgttgttgttgttgctgttcTCGTCTTCCTCCTCGGCGGAGACAATCACGACTCACGACAGATCCGAGGAATCGTCCGCATTTTCCTACGCGCTTTATCCGCCTCGTTGGGTCGTTTTTCTCTCACTGGTGTGCCGCGTGCGCAACGCAACACAACGCGCGTGGAAGCGGACGCGCCGCGGCGTGACTCTCTTTCTACTGCTTAGCACGAAACTCGTGATTCGTGATGCGTCCGACAGTGCGACagtccgtccgtctgtccgtcTGTTGTCGTCGCCGTCCGCGCCGTCGTCGCGGCCGGTCATCAGCTTGGCGAACGTAGGACTGCCTCGTCTCGTCCCGCTGTCACCCGCACCGTGCACCGCGTCCCGCGTCCCGCGTCCCGCGTCCCGCTCCCGCTCCCGCTCCCGCTCCCGCTCCCGCTCCCGCTCCCGCTACCCACGTagtgccgtgccgtgccgtgccgttGGCATTCCCTTCGGATCGCAGCGTAGTCACGTGacccgccaccgccgccgcgccgtaagCGGCTCCTCAGCTCAGGTCCGTGTCAACGGGGGGAGCGCATATCACGTCGCGGTCGGCCGGCGAGAGAGGGGGAAATGCCGGGCCACCTGTAGCTTCAACGCGCgatttcgtttctttttcttttttctcttttttttccttttttttaaggaatttGATGTGGATCTCTTGATCGTTTTGTTCGTGAACATACTCGAACATACTCGATTACAAGCGCGATCGAAGCTGTGAAATTAAATCTGATTCCTAACAATTCGAAAATACCAAATTGGCGCACACAACTTTAGGTTTATGAGATACATAAAacattcaaattattattattttttttttaattatatatattcgctTTTTCTATAAATCTATGATCACACGTTGGAatttactatataaaataattttttacaatatatgtataaaatctatcttatatatgatttcaataaaagtttaaaatgtgcgaaaaataaaataaaatatatttcatatacagaatcacatttaataaaataaatcaaagcAGACCAAAGGAAGAATGTTGTAAAATGGAGTTAATATTAACAtccatatattaaaaattgttttgataTATCACtgggaaattaaattttgttcccCACATAAGGTCGAAACGATGGCTGGtagtttaatgaaattttcttgTCCGTATTGTGCATGGgggattaaattaaatttcgttaCACTGAATACATACACACGTATCTAGAGTATATCCAGTATCTATAGTACCTATTCGTAATTTCATAGTAGCTCGTAAACGCGGCACGGATTTGCATCtttataatcttaatatttacatGCAGGCTATGCAGCTGTTATATGAAGATTATGAAGACGCATTCTATCTcgttaatgtaatatataaagctATTGTTGCAAAATTGACCTCACTAGGTATAACAGTTGCGGTACGCAAATGAAATTTcagagaaaaatgaaaaacaaaatgaaaattacgtaataatctaaataatttaccAATGCTATAATTAGATGTATAAGTACATATATGTTGGGAGAAAAggattaaatgtaatttgcatACAACGGGgaagagaatttaattaaccgTTTGATTCGCGTGTGGGAGATGGTTACTTGACAGGAGTTGGAAGTGATTTGACGAAAGATGAATGATTATGAATAAATTGGTTTACTTTACATGAAAGAAGAGTAAAGGTTGTGACGTACAAAACTCTCTCCcacgtttgaattttttttaaattatgcatGTATATCATATTAAGCTGACGCAAAACCCATCACAACTCGTTAAACCCTatcttgttttttaattaaataatgagatTACTTTGTCATGTGTTTATAAGCttgaaaattcaaattacaattaacaaAACTCCAGTTTCAAATCTTTCAAATCTCGCTGATATAGATGATGGCATAACATTCGAAAAacagaaattgaaaataaaagatatttaattaacttgaCGATAATTACTTCGGATGTATagatattcaataaataatgattatgaTAAGACATGACAAAAATAACCGCGATTAAAAATACGATAATGCTTGATACGTAATACGTAATGTAACCTACTTCGATTTGCATACCCACGCGAATGTCAGCGGCCGATGCAATGTCATaagaatattgcaaaaatgcaaaacaCGCTCGAGAAACTGATCGAGAAAGAACGCGCCGATGATCTCGCGATTAATATTCATCAACCTTCGCGATTAGTTAATCGCCATGCgaaacaataaacaaacaatgACGTAAATTGACGCCAATAACGACACTTGAATTGATCTAAGAGACCTCTCTATAGAAAGTCACTGTTGGGCGATCGTGTGAAATGCGCTTAAGGAGTCGACGGGCGGTCGATCGAGCCGCAAAGGAGCGAGcgaggaagagaggagaaggagatGAAGATGCAGGCGAATGAGGATAGAGAAgcgccgctgctgctgctgctgatcCGCTCAAAGCATCCATCCAACAACGGATAGTAACCGCTCAAAGGCCACTGTCCGACTCGACGGATGATTTATACGACCCGTTATGTCGTTCGTACCAGTGTATCTCACTTTTCCTTTTGTCCCGAGCCACACACTACTTTCCAAATTGCTTCTCCCATTCAACTTCttgcccgccgcgccgccgccggaAGGACGGCTCTGCAGGTACTCTGCCACACGCGTTCGATACCAAACTGACATCAAATCCTGATTACCAAAATTGTTCGTTTGAGCGTTTGACTATTTACATATAGACGAACTGATATCGTCATAGTTTATATCCGGTATTGATtttgataaatacaattgtatCATTCCTCAATCAAGAAAAGGATTATGCGTCATACATGATTATGaatgtatatagatttagaaaaaaaaaaacttccgCAGGCCTTCTTATTAGATTTCAAAGACTCattacaaacattttataatcgcAACAGATAATTTATCGTAGCAATtactcaaataatttttacttgacGTCCTATCCTATAACGATTAAATACCTAGATAAGAACGAAAAGATAGGACATTTTCATAACGATCTGTGGACCCAAGAAAAACGGATggaataatagaaaaagaagcCATATACAATCATGAATGTTTTGAGAAGAGTGATTTATGAGAAGCCAACGGAGTTTCCTTGAAGAAAAAGGGTTTCTTCGTCTTCGAATTTCGATTCAAGGTCGGAACAACATTAGACATTATTTGCTCAGATGAATAGGAGAAGAAATAGTCATATACGAGTGATCATGACTATAAGATTGccataaataagtaaaaaatagagatatatTTACCGTGTCCTCGAAGACCAAGTTGACCTGGCGGGGGTCGGTTATGGGATGAGGGTGCGGTGGTCGATGCATCCTCCCTCCGCTATGAACTTCCGGGTAGTCAATCTGCAAAAGACATGTCAGTTTATAAGTTAATAAATGAACtatgaataaattatgtacagCGCGCACAATCTATTGATCTTGATCAATAAGTGATTATGCCGCGCAAATGCTTATAATAAACCGTTTGAACAATCATCGAAGAATGATAACCTAATTGTCAATTTGCAAGCGTAACTTGATAATTGTGGTCGTTCAATACAACCATAACCGAGATAGATAAGTATATTCAAAGATGTTATACTAGtattttcatctattttattactttagtATTCAACCGAGTATTCAATCTTCCCTGATGAAAATTTCATTGCAAATCATCTTATCCAACTTAAACAGTCTTCCAATCTTCACTAAATGTCTCTATAACATGAccataaaagtaaaattacattGAAGAATAATCCACTTGAGGTTAATTAAACAAGTTTTATTAGGTATCACTTCTGCTCCCGAGATTTTATTCACCACAATTTTTTCATTCCCTCAATTATCCGCGAAGAACCTATTAATATTGCTatgattttgttaaaaaaagcTCCGTCGCTTTCGTTAATCAGGAAAAAGCTTTAATCAGAAAATGATATAACATTTCTAGAAAATGCTGTACATTCTGTTATTCCTTGCGAGCATAATCGTAATGAAATCGGTCAATCATAAGATAACTGCTGCtgcattttttacatacaatGCGTCAATCTTACttgattattacttttaatctgACTCATGGCATACGCATATACGGCTGTCTAGAACAGCTGATAAAGTATAAATCgcgatttatataaagataataataaataaattccacACGCGATATGAGGCGCCTAATATCTCTACGGACGCGCGCTGATAATCTAATTTGCGGATGCGCTGAGTGCTGCAGCTGCCTTATTTCACTGCTCTGTTTAATGTACTGCTCTGTGCAGTACATTAAAAAGTCGCCATGacctaatatacatatatatatgtatataaatgtcaaGAAAGTTTATCGTTTTTCACCACTTTTGCACCTACTTTCAATCAGATATCTTCGTAATAAAATCTTGAAgtctttaaaaagtaaaatctatactatatatatatacattggaCTACagaatagttttattaatctaaaattGTCCTCATATAAGTAGTTTATATCCAAAAACCAAATAAAACTTAGATACAATCTAccctaaatataatattttctccgTGATAACGTAAAAAATAGGTATATTTAAGATGTGacagataataatatttatactaataattaaagGTGTAATATCGTTCTCGTAGAtcaatatcataaatatataatcaaaaataaaaattaccagATATctgataaatagaaaataagtaGACTAATTATAAGactatatttgatattatgcACAATAACCCGCAATGTTAAATTAGCCTAGATTTTAAGAGATAATAagtatagaaaataatgtgCGCTAATccaaattggaaaattttatgacAGTATTACTGAGCATAtctatcaatatatttttcaaatttcttgaAGAAAAATGCAAGAAAACTAATAATTGTTCTAATTAATCATACATTTCATAAGTTTATTATGAGAGAGCTGCTGctattaattagatattacattattatcgaATACTTGTCACTTGAAGCTTTTAATTATCAACCGGTTACGACAATGTCAGCTGTTTTTTATCCTTCGCGACAGTCTCTTTTTCGGTTGACAGGCAACAGCTAGCATTCGTTGCTGAACagcaacgaaaaaaaaaaggatgaaaGAGACAATGAGACGAATGCGCTTCGGGCCGGAACTCGTAGGCCGGACTTCCGGTAGATATGCTGGTTATACGTTCCATTCACGGAACCGCTCCCTCATGACTCGATTGTTACAATGAATGTTTAGCCAATTTCGTTTCGGGATGAAAGTTCAGTTTCCATaggcgatcgatcgatcgagcgACATGACGCGACGTACGTTCTAATTCGACATTTTGTATCGTGTACCTATATCGTCGCGACGCAAAATATAATCCGACGTACTGTGTTGTTCGTCATATCGTATGAAAAGTGATATAACGCGTTACTTG
Coding sequences:
- the LOC139810734 gene encoding rap guanine nucleotide exchange factor 2 isoform X8; this encodes MHKHTSQLRGPGGHNGGCHGANRGPVRRWNSFHGGGGGGGGGGGGGGTGNFNDGVGNGGIVTKACQEPFRAVPKVVQALRSESVDRTHRAQLPPPPAPFPKRRFSVCFGKRTGGSARRPNECFVLEPSEMIVIDYPEVHSGGRMHRPPHPHPITDPRQVNLVFEDTFSQGLTSRPELYQKSNRSSHSSDTSSAYSGSDTMTSVQSSLDADPDEVDLSGLVESIVDSDEEEDLAESMDSLTVRDPVRECLEKDPVERTEDDIETLLEFTQQLKAFTNMTLAVRRALCAVMVFAVVDRAGMVVLNDGEELDSWSVLINGAVEIEHSNGEIEQLGLGDSFGILPTMERLLHRGVMRTKCDDCQFVCVTQADYFRIQHQGEVNTKRHEENGRVILVTELRGALDGAARRGHVVIRGTPERLMLQLIEENSITDPTYVEDFLLTHRTFIDSPLLVASQLLEWFDQAQVRDRVARVVLLWVNNHFTDFETDPAMMEFLEAFETGLEREKMLGQQRLLNIACAAKARTRNVTLARPNRDEVLNFSILGGFERGFGIFISKVDKRSKAEDVGLKRGDQILEVNGQSFEHVNHAKALDILRASTHLSITVKSNLLVFKEMLQMPDNSPRPRGRTNKPEIPRLQSDPRVRLSTHVDPMTPVNPLNPMIGGVPLLIPDNNVSPCKDAKKEHKGFMTLGPKRRLQKALMKMNILPKNTINDGVHVDDPLAPPHTPPGTGLTQTTTNLYHSKSNPDLTSLCYDDLRANDYPEHVLKVYKADQTCKYLLIHKETTAHEVVMLALQEFGITESSSNFSLAEVSVGEGGMIKQRRLPDQLQNLAERIGLSSRYYLKTNGISETLVADDQAPELIRESQVHFLQLNAVEVAIQLTLQDFSIFRQIESTEYVDDLFELKSRYGVPMLSQFAELVNREMFWVVTEVCSEHNLVRRSKIIKQFIKIARQCKECKNFNSMFAIVSGLGHGSVSRLRASWEKLPTKYQRLFSDLQELMDPSRNMSKYRQLVASEQTQPPIIPFYPVVKKDLTFIHLGNDSRVEGLVNFEKLRMIAKEVRTLTNMCSSPYDLLTMLERGGQPPSSAMVALNQMTTGNQGGQTATVKRRKKSTAAPNPKKMFEEAQMVRRVKAYLANMKVITDEERLHQLSVDCEPHAGAVAVAAAVPLGGSRGRRHPSPTLSTTSSASSTSEGRKSIQGTKFGAASPQAVRKMLALSDPHKTRPYQPKHCPAPLPVPGLVLHSSGLEPSPGAPRRVGSGSRVPMHERSHSDTPASLPPPVDLSAESSSVTSLSNLQPLRKTLTSDDEDAQVSAV
- the LOC139810734 gene encoding rap guanine nucleotide exchange factor 2 isoform X6, with the translated sequence MHKHTSQLRGPGGHNGGCHGANRGPVRRWNSFHGGGGGGGGGGGGGGTGNFNDGVGNGGIVTKACQEPFRAVPKVVQALRSESVDRTHRAQLPPPPAPFPKRRFSVCFGKRTGGSARRPNECFVLEPSEMIVIDYPEVHSGGRMHRPPHPHPITDPRQVNLVFEDTFSQGLTSRPELYQKSNRSSHSSDTSSAYSGSDTMTSVQSSLDADPDEVDLSGLVESIVDSDEEEDLAESMDSLTVRDPVRECLEKDPVERTEDDIETLLEFTQQLKAFTNMTLAVRRALCAVMVFAVVDRAGMVVLNDGEELDSWSVLINGAVEIEHSNGEIEQLGLGDSFGILPTMERLLHRGVMRTKCDDCQFVCVTQADYFRIQHQGEVNTKRHEENGRVILVTELRGALDGAARRGHVVIRGTPERLMLQLIEENSITDPTYVEDFLLTHRTFIDSPLLVASQLLEWFDQAQVRDRVARVVLLWVNNHFTDFETDPAMMEFLEAFETGLEREKMLGQQRLLNIACAAKARTRNVTLARPNRDEVLNFSILGGFERGFGIFISKVDKRSKAEDVGLKRGDQILEVNGQSFEHVNHAKALDILRASTHLSITVKSNLLVFKEMLQMPDNSPRPRGRTNKPEIPRLQSDPRVRLSTHVDPMTPVNPLNPMIGGVPLLIPDNNVSPCKDAKKEHKGFMTLGPKRRLQKALMKMNILPKNTINDGVHVDDPLAPPHTPPGTGLTQTTTNLYHSKSNPDLTSLCYDDLRANDYPEHVLKVYKADQTCKYLLIHKETTAHEVVMLALQEFGITESSSNFSLAEVSVGEGGMIKQRRLPDQLQNLAERIGLSSRYYLKTNGISETLVADDQAPELIRESQVHFLQLNAVEVAIQLTLQDFSIFRQIESTEYVDDLFELKSRYGVPMLSQFAELVNREMFWVVTEVCSEHNLVRRSKIIKQFIKIARQCKECKNFNSMFAIVSGLGHGSVSRLRASWEKLPTKYQRLFSDLQELMDPSRNMSKYRQLVASEQTQPPIIPFYPVVKKDLTFIHLGNDSRVEGLVNFEKLRMIAKEVRTLTNMCSSPYDLLTMLERGGQPPSSAMVALNQMTTGNQGGQTATVKRRKKSTAAPNPKKMFEEAQMVRRVKAYLANMKVITDEERLHQLSVDCEPHAGAVAVAAAVPLGGSRGRRHPSPTLSTTSSASSTSEGRKSIQGTKFGAASPQAVRKMLALSDPHKTRPYQPKHCPAPLPVPGLVLHSSGLEPSPGAPRRVGSGSRVPMHERSHSDTPASLPPPVDLSAESSSVTSLSNLQPLRKTLTSGSVTSSDSGHSTQLDSHSGSSVEAGGSPPPPQRRHSALQDDEDAQVSAV
- the LOC139810734 gene encoding rap guanine nucleotide exchange factor 2 isoform X1 codes for the protein MHKHTSQLRGPGGHNGGCHGANRGPVRRWNSFHGGGGGGGGGGGGGGTGNFNDGVGNGGIVTKACQEPFRAVPKVVQALRSESVDRTHRAQLPPPPAPFPKRRFSVCFGKRTGGSARRPNECFVLEPSEMIVIDYPEVHSGGRMHRPPHPHPITDPRQVNLVFEDTFSQGLTSRPELYQKSNRSSHSSDTSSAYSGSDTMTSVQSSLDADPDEVDLSGLVESIVDSDEEEDLAESMDSLTVRDPVRECLEKDPVERTEDDIETLLEFTQQLKAFTNMTLAVRRALCAVMVFAVVDRAGMVVLNDGEELDSWSVLINGAVEIEHSNGEIEQLGLGDSFGILPTMERLLHRGVMRTKCDDCQFVCVTQADYFRIQHQGEVNTKRHEENGRVILVTELRGALDGAARRGHVVIRGTPERLMLQLIEENSITDPTYVEDFLLTHRTFIDSPLLVASQLLEWFDQAQVRDRVARVVLLWVNNHFTDFETDPAMMEFLEAFETGLEREKMLGQQRLLNIACAAKARTRNVTLARPNRDEVLNFSILGGFERGFGIFISKVDKRSKAEDVGLKRGDQILEVNGQSFEHVNHAKALDILRASTHLSITVKSNLLVFKEMLQMPDNSPRPRGRTNKPEIPRLQSDPRVRLSTHVDPMTPVNPLNPMIGGVPLLIPDNNVSPCKDAKKEHKGFMTLGPKRRLQKALMKMNILPKNTINDGVHVDDPLAPPHTPPGTGLTQTTTNLYHSKSNPDLTSLCYDDLRANDYPEHVLKVYKADQTCKYLLIHKETTAHEVVMLALQEFGITESSSNFSLAEVSVGEGGMIKQRRLPDQLQNLAERIGLSSRYYLKTNGISETLVADDQAPELIRESQVHFLQLNAVEVAIQLTLQDFSIFRQIESTEYVDDLFELKSRYGVPMLSQFAELVNREMFWVVTEVCSEHNLVRRSKIIKQFIKIARQCKECKNFNSMFAIVSGLGHGSVSRLRASWEKLPTKYQRLFSDLQELMDPSRNMSKYRQLVASEQTQPPIIPFYPVVKKDLTFIHLGNDSRVEGLVNFEKLRMIAKEVRTLTNMCSSPYDLLTMLERGGQPPSSAMVALNQMTTGNQGGQTATVKRRKKSTAAPNPKKMFEEAQMVRRVKAYLANMKVITDEERLHQLSVDCEPHAGAVAVAAAVPLGGSRGRRHPSPTLSTTSSASSTSEGRKSIQGTKFGAASPQAVRKMLALSDPHKTRPYQPKHCPAPLPVPGLVLHSSGLEPSPGAPRRVGSGSRVPMHERSHSDTPASLPPPVDLSAESSSVTSLSNLQPLRKTLTSGSVTSSDSGHSTQLDSHSGSSVEAGGSPPPPQRRHSALQGTTGLGVNMGLGMPAPLPPPGAGTTTIMTTMGAMAGNMTSSMRSGMSSTPQCRQPPAYKVVQQMARLHRLGRANSHEGVTYRGTDHEDDDEDAQVSAV